The nucleotide sequence ACCTCATTATGATGACCCTGAGTACTATCAACCGTTATATCTGCTTGAGAATATATGTGTGTTCGCTCGTTCATAAGTTTTTTTAAGACTTCTTTAGGATTTTCAACCTCTAGTAATGGTCTTCTATTATTTCTTGATGTTCTATCAAATAAAATTTCAACATCTGCTTTTAACCATATTGTTTTAAGATTTTTAGTTTCGTTTATTTTTTCTCTTACTTCATCTGTTATAAAAGCACCTTCACCAGTACTTAACACATAATCGCTATTATCATTTATCAACCTGCTTATGACTCTATATTCTAATTTTCTAAATTCTTTTTCGCCATATAATTCAAATATGTCAGATACAGAGCATCCCGCTGCTTTTTCAATTTCTCTATCAGCATCTATAAACTTCTTATCTAACTTCTTTGCGAGCCTTCTACCAACTGTTGATTTCCCAGCCCCCATCAATCCGACTAAAATTACATTGTTTTTCATAGTTTTCTATTATAATTGAAGAAAAAAATCTTTTCAAGTTATTTATTTTACAATAAGCTTTTGTTGACAAAAACAGCAATTTATTTTATTTATATATAATATAAGAATTCATTGAAAGGTTAAGAGAATGAGAAATAAAAAAAGAGATTCAAAAAACAAATTATACTTATTAGCTTTCATCGTAGTTATATCTTTAGTGATATGGTTAGGAACAAAAGAAATAAATTTAAATGCTGAGAAAATCACTTTGGATGTAACAGAGCAAATTACAGCAAATAAATAATGCCTAGAGGAAGACCTAAATCTAAAATTATTTTACCTCCTGAAATAGTAGAGGCATTTTTAGATATGCTAACTGCAGAAAAAGGATCTTCTATAAACACTAGACAATCTTACTTAAAAGATTTAATAAGCTTTGATAATTTCTGTTCTCCTAAAAAAATAGAAAGCATTCATGAAGAGCAAATAAAAGAATATATACATTATTTATTTTCTGAAAAGAGCTTAGCTGCTTCCAGTGTATGCAGACATATATCTGCTATAAAACAATTTTACTTATTTTTATGTAGTACAGGAAAAAGAAAAGACAATCCTTCTACAAATATAGAGTTTCCTAAAGCTGGAATATCTTTGCCAAAAACTTTAAGTGAACAAGAAATAAATGCATTATTTGACTTAGCTCAAAGTCGTAATAAAAGCTATGAAGACTTAAGAAACCTTGTGTTTTTAGAAATACTATATGCAAGTGGACTTAGAGTTTCTGAGTTAATTTCTCTACCCTACACTATCTTTAATAGAGAGAAAATGTTTATAAATATACTGGGAAAAGGAAACAAAGAAAGAATTGTCCCTATAAATAAATCTGCATATAATGCTATCAACTCATATATGCCTTATAGAAAAGAATTTCTCAAAAAACATGGAAAAGCTAATAATAAATTTTTATTTCCATCAATTAGTTCTAAAAAGGGATATATTTCCAGACAAAGAATTTTCCAACTAATAAAAGAGTTAGCTGTTGATGCAGGAATAGATAGAGATAAAATCTCTCCACATATTATTAGACATGCTTTCGCTACTCATTTATTAGAGCACGGTGCAGATTTAAGAGCTGTACAAGAAATACTAGGACATGAGAGTATTGCAACAACTCAGATATACACACATACAACTACTCAACACCTAAAGGATGTTATAGAAAAACATCATCCATTATCAAAAAAATAGATTATAACTTTAACATTAAGCTTTGCTATTTTTAATTCTAGTTGAAAACAAATCTAGAATAAACACATAATATCAAGAGTTGCGAACCAAACAAACACCAATATCGCAACAGGTATCAAACCATCAATTCTATCTAAAATCCCACCATGGCCAGGGATTATTTTCCCAGAGTCTTTAACTCCAGCTTTTCTTTTAACAGAAGATTCTAATAAATCTCCCAATATAGAAAGTATTCCACATTGTAAACTTAAAATAATTCCTCCGATTATAGGAAAATGATCTTGTTCATGTATAATCAAAGTCCCAATAATAACACCAGCTATCAATCCGCCAATAGCACCTTCCCATGTTTTCTTAGGGCTTATTTTAGGAGCTAGTTTATGTTTACCAAATTTAATTCCTGTAAAGTATGCAAAACTATCACAAGCCATAACTACAGCTATTGGGAATACCAATAAACATATACTTTTACTTCTTAAAAAAATTAAAGCTAAACTTCCCAGAATCAGATAAATAGCTCCTAAAGTTTTTGTAACATATGCTCCTTCTTGCATTGTTAATAATTCATATATACCAATACTCATCATAATAAGAGCAAACACCGTAAAACTTGTAGCACTATAGATAATTGCCACAGCGGTTATAGCCACTAAAACTAATCCTGATATTATTCTTGTTAACATTTTAAACTCCTTTTATATTTTTCCAAATTTTCTTTTTCTTTTATTATACTCTTTTATTGCATTTTTCAAAGTAATATTATCAAAATCAGGCCATAAAATATCTAAAAATAAAAATTCACTATATGCTGATTGCCATAATAAAAAATTGCTAACTCTAACCTGCCCACTTGTTCTAATTATCAAATCTGGATCGGGAATATCAGCACTATAAAGATATTGTGAAAAATTTTCTTCACTTAAGCCTTCCAACTCATTAGCAGGGATTTTTTTAATTGCTTGAATTATCTCATCTCTACCACCGTAATTAAAAGCAATATTAAAATTAAACTCTTCATTATTTTTTGTTTTATCTTCAACTTCTGTAATTGATTTTAATATATCTTCAGGTATTTTTTTATCTGTTCTATTACCAAAGACTCTAATTCTTACTTTCTCATCATTAAGTTTTTTAATATCTTCACCTTTTAGATATTTTCTCAACATATTCATAAGACCGTCAACTTCTATTTTGTCACGATTCCAGTTTTCAGTAGAGAAAGCATATACAGTTAAATACTTGATTCCAATTTCTTTTGCATTTTTAATTACTTTATTAAGAGCATCAACTCCGGCCTTATGACCTTCAAGCCTTGGCAAGCCTTTTTTTGTTGCCCAAGTCCCGTTACCATCCATTATGATGGCAACGTGATTTGGAATATTTAAATTGGAATTTTTCATTTGATTAAACTGTTTTTATATCCGCTTCTTTAACTTTTAAAAGCTCTGATACTTCACTAACATATTTATCTGTTAGCTTTTGAATTTCATCATGCTCTCTTTTTGCATCATCTTCAGAGATTGTTTTATCTTTCTCTGCTTTTTTAATCATTTCCATACCTTCGTGTCTTGCATTTCTAACTGATACTTTTGCACCTTCAGCATATTTAGAAGCAATTTTACAAATCTCTACTCTTCTTTCTTCTGATAGAGGAGGAACTGGAATTCTAATAAGAGTTCCATTTGATTGAGGATTTAAACCTAGTTCAGATTCTCTAATTGCTTTTTCAACTGCTGCTATAGAACCTTTATCCCAAACAGAAACACTTAAAGTTTGAGCATCTGGAGCAGAAACTGATCCTACTTGATTAAGAGGCATTCTTGAACCATAAACATCAACTGTGATTGAGTCTAACATTGATGTTGCAGCTCTACCTGTTCTTAGTCCTGAAAAATCTTTATGCAGAGCATCTAAAGCCTTTTTCATTTTATCTTCTATTAATTTTTTATCTATTGTCATTTTACTCTCCTTAATTATTTAACTAATGTAAATAAGCCTTTATTATTTAGTACTTTTTCCATATTTCCTTTTTTTTCTAATGAAAAGACTTTTAATGGTATATTGTTCTCTTTTAACAAAGTGATAGCACTTAAATCCATAACTTTTAACTCTTTTGAGAGTATATCATGGTATGTCATTTTGTCAAATCTTTTCGCATTTTTATTAATTGCAGGATCTTTATCATAAACACCATCAACTTTTGTTGCTTTTAATACTAAATTGCATTCCATTTCTGAGGCTCTAACTGCAGCAGTGGTGTCTGTTGTAAAGAATGGCACTCCTAAACCACCAGCAAAAATAACTACAGTTCCTCTATTTATTTCTCTTATAGCCTTTCTTTTTATAAATGGCTCACAAACATCTCCTACTTGCATGGAGCTTTGTAATAAAGTAGGAACTTGTATTTTTTCAAGAGCATTTTGCATAGCAACACAATTCATTATTGTCGCTAACATACCCATATAATCAGCAGAAGTTCTTTCCATACCTTTAGCTGAAGCAGATATACCTCTAAATATATTACCACCGCCTATAACTATGCATATTTCAAAACCTTTTTTGTGGGCAAGCTTAATCTCTCCAGCAATTCTTGCTACTGTTTTAGGATCAACTCCGTAATCTCTGTCTCCCATTAAAAACTCTCCTGATAATTTCAACAGAATTCTTTCTTTTTTCTTAGTTGGCATTTTTATAACTCCTTATATTTGTTCCCAAGGGAATATTATCCAATCTTCAAAATCTTTATGAACACTATAGTAATCAACTTCATTTATATCTGTTGTATACATTGTATATGTTTTAATCTTTTTATTAGGCAAATCTGATTTTATTTTTTTGATTGTTTTGCCTGTATCGTATATATCATCTATTAATAAGATATTATCATATTGATTTATTTTTTCTAAATCTTTGGAATATGACTTGTCATCGTTAAAATCTCTAAAAGAGCAATATATTGTTAGCATTTTTTTATTATTACATTCTGATAAATGTACAGCAGGTATTAAGCCACCTCTTGTAACACCAACTATTACATCAAACTGATTAAAATTCACTTCTTCATTTAACTTCTCTATATATTTCGAGTAATCATCCCAATTTAAATATCTTTTCTTATTCGTCATTTTCTTTTAACCCTTCATAAAAATCACTTATTTTTTCTAACAATTCTGAGAACACTTTTGTTCTATTAACTTCTTGTCTAAATTCATTAGACTTTCTCTTACCTTTTGTAAACCATGAAACATGTTTTCTGGCTAATAGCACAGCTTTTTCTTGTCCATAATAATCTGCCAATGAGTCAATTAGCTTTAACAATATATCTCTTTGCTCATTTAAAGATGGATCAGGAATTATAGTCCCATCCTCTAAATAAGCTTCTATTTGATGTATCAACCAAGGCTTACCATAAATACCTCTACCTACCATAATACCATCAACACCGCTTTCTTCCAGCCTTTTCTTTGCAGTATAAATGTCTGTAATATCTCCATTACCAATAACAGGAATTGAAACAGCTTCTTTTATCTGTTTTATATAATCCCAGTCTGCTTCTCCAGAGTAAAAATCATTCCTTGTCCTACCGTGTACAGTTAACATTTTTACTCCGCACTCTTCTGCCATTTTTGCGAACTCTATTCCGTTTCGATTGGTCTTTTCCCAACCTGTTCTAATCTTAAGAGTTACAGGAACATCTAAATTATTGACCAGAGTTTCTACAATTTTTCTAGCCTTATTTATGTCTTTCATAAGAGCTGATCCTGCTTCATTTTTCACAATCTTTTTAACAGGGCATCCCATATTAATATCTATTATATCAGCTCCTAAATCTTGCATCATTTTAGCTGCTTGTAACATTATATTCTCATCATAACCAGCTACTTGAACAGATATAGGTTTTTCATCTTTAAGTTCTTCTCTCATTTTTTTGACTTGACATTTTTGAGATATAACAGCATTAGATGCAACCATTTCAGAAACAGTTAAACCACAGCCGAAAGACTTAACCAACTTTCTATATGGGAAATCTGTAACTCCTGCCATTGGAGCAAGTATAACATTGCTTGACAATTCAATGTTTCCGATTTTTAATTTTTTATCATTCATTAATTAAATAACCTTTCAAATATAGGCGATAAATCCAAATTCAAAGCGGAACGATCTCCACCCCAAAAATTTGGAGAATAACCTTTCAATATTGATTTAACTTTTGCAGCAGATAAATCTTTTTTCTCTATGAATAACTGAAAAGAATCAAAAAAGAAGTTTTCTAAAGCACCTCTTGTCATCTCAACAGATAAACTAGGAATATCAACATCATCTAAAGATTTATGCTTAAATGAAAAATGTCCTTTTTCATTACTAAACATAGCTCCATTATTTATACTATATGCTGCTTTTTTATAATTATATATAATCGGAAGCTGTCCAGAAAGAACTCCTGTTGATTTTAGATATTGCAGTTTTGCTAAATCTAAAACTTCTTGTGTTGGAACTTTATCAGCTTTAACATAAAGCTTTATTTCACCTTCTTTTAAATCATTTTTTGTTGGTTCTAAGCTCAACTTACCAGTTGACATCTTAGCTTTCCCAGATAAAATATTTAAAATACCATTTTTAATATTGAATGTAACTTTATTGTTAAATAAATTTATACCTTTCATAGATATAAATGCAGACTTAATTGTTTGCTCTGGCATTTGCAATGGGAACAATTTATTAATCTTCATTTGATAATTAAAAGAGTTAACAGCATGTTTCTCATCCTCAAAACTAATATCCTTAAACTCAATATCTGCAGAGTCATTATAAGACATATCCTTCTTATTTATATTAAGATTAATGTTTGGCTTTATTTGTCCAGAAACTAACCTTTTCATTCTGGTTTTAAACTTAGGGAATAAGCTTTTACTTACTTTAAAACCTTCTAGTGACGATATATTTAAATTTATATTATCTTTATTGTTACTACCTTTTATAGACATATTTAATTGTTCATTTTTTATATTACCAGAAACACTCTTATTGTCTATATTCAAGCTCATGGAAAACGGATTAAATAACTTATATTTACTTCTAATATTATTTAAATTTACATTCAGAGATTGTTTTATATTGCCTGTAATCTCTCCTGATATATCTTTTAACTTTATAAAATCAAAATTATTTTTATAATCAAGATTAGAGAATTTTAAATTAACATTACCTTCTTTGATTTGCAGTTTTTTAAAGTTTCCTTTAAACTTATTATTAACATTTACTTTAGCATTATCAATATTAAAGTTAGGCTTAACTTGCACTTTTAGCATTTTATTTTTTAATGGTTTGATAGAAATATTATTTTTTGAGGAATGTTTATATTCTGGGACATATGAAGATATATCCTTATTTAGCTCTCCAGAAACCTTCAAATCTTTATTTGTATTAACTATAATCTTATTATTTGAAAGCTCTAAGTCTCCATCAAGACTTACATTTGCTTTTTCTAAAATATCTTTTATTTCTAAATCCTTTATATTCGCTTTTAAATGCCCCTTAAGAGAACCAGATTCTACTATCTTATTTATATCCAAAGTATTAGACGGGACTTTCCCTCTTAGATTTGCTTTAATACTTTCCTTGCCACTAACTTTTAAGTCTAATTTAACATTATTATATTTTTCTTCTTTAGTAGAGCTTATTTGCACATCTGCTAAAAACTTATTATAATCATTATCTGACTCTACTTTTAAAGTTAAATCACTATACTTCTTATTAAGAGATAATTTAACATTTTTAAAATCGATATTTTTTATATTAGCCAGAGGAGCAATTATCTCTCCAACTACAACTCCATTTTCTATTTCTACTTTTCCACTTAACTGAAATGAGGATACTACATCATTAGAAATAAAACCTCTTTTTATTTCTACCTTAGTTTTATTTCCCAAAATATTTAAACTTACTTCTAAATCAAAGATTTTAGAAAAAACATTAGCTTTTTCAGAAACAACATGTATTTTACCATTATCTTTAGTTATTAAGAATTGACCTTTAATGTAAGTTTCTATCCATTCATTATTAATTAAAAAAACACTATCTACTAATTTAATCTCTGAGAACTCATAATCTCTTAAAGAATCTATAAAACCTTCAAAA is from Alphaproteobacteria bacterium and encodes:
- a CDS encoding phosphatidate cytidylyltransferase encodes the protein MLTRIISGLVLVAITAVAIIYSATSFTVFALIMMSIGIYELLTMQEGAYVTKTLGAIYLILGSLALIFLRSKSICLLVFPIAVVMACDSFAYFTGIKFGKHKLAPKISPKKTWEGAIGGLIAGVIIGTLIIHEQDHFPIIGGIILSLQCGILSILGDLLESSVKRKAGVKDSGKIIPGHGGILDRIDGLIPVAILVFVWFATLDIMCLF
- the pyrH gene encoding UMP kinase, which codes for MPTKKKERILLKLSGEFLMGDRDYGVDPKTVARIAGEIKLAHKKGFEICIVIGGGNIFRGISASAKGMERTSADYMGMLATIMNCVAMQNALEKIQVPTLLQSSMQVGDVCEPFIKRKAIREINRGTVVIFAGGLGVPFFTTDTTAAVRASEMECNLVLKATKVDGVYDKDPAINKNAKRFDKMTYHDILSKELKVMDLSAITLLKENNIPLKVFSLEKKGNMEKVLNNKGLFTLVK
- the dusB gene encoding tRNA dihydrouridine synthase DusB, with product MNDKKLKIGNIELSSNVILAPMAGVTDFPYRKLVKSFGCGLTVSEMVASNAVISQKCQVKKMREELKDEKPISVQVAGYDENIMLQAAKMMQDLGADIIDINMGCPVKKIVKNEAGSALMKDINKARKIVETLVNNLDVPVTLKIRTGWEKTNRNGIEFAKMAEECGVKMLTVHGRTRNDFYSGEADWDYIKQIKEAVSIPVIGNGDITDIYTAKKRLEESGVDGIMVGRGIYGKPWLIHQIEAYLEDGTIIPDPSLNEQRDILLKLIDSLADYYGQEKAVLLARKHVSWFTKGKRKSNEFRQEVNRTKVFSELLEKISDFYEGLKENDE
- a CDS encoding phosphoribosyltransferase family protein, with protein sequence MTNKKRYLNWDDYSKYIEKLNEEVNFNQFDVIVGVTRGGLIPAVHLSECNNKKMLTIYCSFRDFNDDKSYSKDLEKINQYDNILLIDDIYDTGKTIKKIKSDLPNKKIKTYTMYTTDINEVDYYSVHKDFEDWIIFPWEQI
- a CDS encoding shikimate kinase, with amino-acid sequence MKNNVILVGLMGAGKSTVGRRLAKKLDKKFIDADREIEKAAGCSVSDIFELYGEKEFRKLEYRVISRLINDNSDYVLSTGEGAFITDEVREKINETKNLKTIWLKADVEILFDRTSRNNRRPLLEVENPKEVLKKLMNERTHIYSQADITVDSTQGHHNEVVNKIISILKEKHYDS
- a CDS encoding YdbH domain-containing protein; the encoded protein is MTSEKETIKSSEIIYKEIKTPKIVSPKKLIKKIEKVEPLNLNLPILGDNYLFDSKDENKNKIYINKLYNDKNIKVDEVIVEGASYKFIGGNFNFEGFIDSLRDYEFSEIKLVDSVFLINNEWIETYIKGQFLITKDNGKIHVVSEKANVFSKIFDLEVSLNILGNKTKVEIKRGFISNDVVSSFQLSGKVEIENGVVVGEIIAPLANIKNIDFKNVKLSLNKKYSDLTLKVESDNDYNKFLADVQISSTKEEKYNNVKLDLKVSGKESIKANLRGKVPSNTLDINKIVESGSLKGHLKANIKDLEIKDILEKANVSLDGDLELSNNKIIVNTNKDLKVSGELNKDISSYVPEYKHSSKNNISIKPLKNKMLKVQVKPNFNIDNAKVNVNNKFKGNFKKLQIKEGNVNLKFSNLDYKNNFDFIKLKDISGEITGNIKQSLNVNLNNIRSKYKLFNPFSMSLNIDNKSVSGNIKNEQLNMSIKGSNNKDNINLNISSLEGFKVSKSLFPKFKTRMKRLVSGQIKPNINLNINKKDMSYNDSADIEFKDISFEDEKHAVNSFNYQMKINKLFPLQMPEQTIKSAFISMKGINLFNNKVTFNIKNGILNILSGKAKMSTGKLSLEPTKNDLKEGEIKLYVKADKVPTQEVLDLAKLQYLKSTGVLSGQLPIIYNYKKAAYSINNGAMFSNEKGHFSFKHKSLDDVDIPSLSVEMTRGALENFFFDSFQLFIEKKDLSAAKVKSILKGYSPNFWGGDRSALNLDLSPIFERLFN
- the frr gene encoding ribosome recycling factor, giving the protein MTIDKKLIEDKMKKALDALHKDFSGLRTGRAATSMLDSITVDVYGSRMPLNQVGSVSAPDAQTLSVSVWDKGSIAAVEKAIRESELGLNPQSNGTLIRIPVPPLSEERRVEICKIASKYAEGAKVSVRNARHEGMEMIKKAEKDKTISEDDAKREHDEIQKLTDKYVSEVSELLKVKEADIKTV
- the uppS gene encoding polyprenyl diphosphate synthase, which encodes MKNSNLNIPNHVAIIMDGNGTWATKKGLPRLEGHKAGVDALNKVIKNAKEIGIKYLTVYAFSTENWNRDKIEVDGLMNMLRKYLKGEDIKKLNDEKVRIRVFGNRTDKKIPEDILKSITEVEDKTKNNEEFNFNIAFNYGGRDEIIQAIKKIPANELEGLSEENFSQYLYSADIPDPDLIIRTSGQVRVSNFLLWQSAYSEFLFLDILWPDFDNITLKNAIKEYNKRKRKFGKI
- a CDS encoding tyrosine recombinase gives rise to the protein MPRGRPKSKIILPPEIVEAFLDMLTAEKGSSINTRQSYLKDLISFDNFCSPKKIESIHEEQIKEYIHYLFSEKSLAASSVCRHISAIKQFYLFLCSTGKRKDNPSTNIEFPKAGISLPKTLSEQEINALFDLAQSRNKSYEDLRNLVFLEILYASGLRVSELISLPYTIFNREKMFINILGKGNKERIVPINKSAYNAINSYMPYRKEFLKKHGKANNKFLFPSISSKKGYISRQRIFQLIKELAVDAGIDRDKISPHIIRHAFATHLLEHGADLRAVQEILGHESIATTQIYTHTTTQHLKDVIEKHHPLSKK